In Tripterygium wilfordii isolate XIE 37 chromosome 15, ASM1340144v1, whole genome shotgun sequence, one DNA window encodes the following:
- the LOC120016991 gene encoding DCD domain-containing protein NRP-B-like, whose product MENNQQSFYQFSDQLRLQSSSLANLSLNDSIWSNSHVSKRPDERRNFDIRVGGEISNNNGSFNNDNSLFTNSYYSSFTNSNNSSFTNSDNNSSFNNSTNSPFNNLKPKGSDFNANSYYSSFANSNNSSFTDSDNNSSFNNNTNSPFNNLKPKGSDFNGFNSDWKMGNNFGVNQINPIYPISPIGTQKGVGIGINGGFNKGIYSKPSNNYNFNVSSKSGKNKAEDDYGGKGVRKNNKKSEKDNNSENNKETKGDKRFKTLPPSESLPFNETIGGYIFVCNNDTMAENLKRQLFGLTSRYRDSVRAITPGLPLFLYNYSTHQLYGVFEAAGFGGSNIDPSAWEDKKFPGQSRFPAQVRVVTRKICEPLEEDSFRPILHHYDGPKFRLELSIPEALSLLDIFEETSS is encoded by the exons ATGGAGAATAACCAGCAATCATTCTACCAGTTTAGTGACCAGTTGAGGCTGCAAAGTTCGAGCTTGGCGAATCTCTCACTCAACGACTCGATTTGGAGCAATTCGCATGTTTCAAAGAGGCCCGACGAGAGGAGGAACTTTGATATCAGAGTTGGTGGAGAAATCAGCAACAACAATGGTTCCTTTAACAACGACAATAGCTTATTCACCAACAGCTACTACAGTTCCTTCACCAACAGCAACAACAGTTCCTTCACCAACAGCGACAACAACAGTTCCTTCAACAACAGCACCAACAGTCCCTTCAACAATCTGAAGCCAAAAGGGTCTGATTTTAATGCCAACAGCTACTACAGTTCCTTCGCCAACAGCAACAACAGTTCCTTCACCGACAGCGACAACAACAGTTCCTTCAACAACAACACCAACAGTCCCTTCAACAATCTGAAGCCAAAAGGATCTGATTTTAATGGGTTCAATTCTGATTGGAAGATGGGGAACAATTTTGGTGTTAATCAAATCAATCCAATCTACCCAATTAGTCCGATTGGGACTCAAAAGGGTGTTGGGATTGGAATCAATGGTGGATTTAACAAGGGGATTTATTCAAAGCCAAGCAATAATTACAACTTTAATGTCAGTTCAAAGAGTGGGAAGAACAAAGCAGAGGATGATTATGGAGGCAAAGGAGTAAGGAAGAACAACAAGAAGAGTGAAAAGGACAACAATAGCGAGAATAACAAGGAAACTAAGGGCGATAAGAGGTTCAAGACATTACCACCATCCGAATCTCTTCCTTTTAACGAAACAATTGGTGGGTATATCTTTGTCTGCAACAATGATACCATGGCAGAGAATCTCAAGAGACAGCTCTTCG GTCTGACTTCACGTTACAGAGACTCTGTTAGGGCTATAACTCCTGGATTGCCCCTGTTCCTCTACAACTACTCCACCCACCAACTCTACGGAGTTTTTGAG GCTGCTGGCTTTGGAGGGAGTAACATTGATCCTTCTGCCTGGGAAGACAAGAAATTCCCTGGTCAATCACGCTTCCCTGCTCAG GTTCGAGTTGTGACAAGGAAAATCTGTGAGCCATTGGAGGAGGATTCATTCCGGCCGATTCTTCACCATTACGACGGCCCCAAGTTCCGGCTTGAACTGAGCATACCAGag GCACTGTCTCTGTTGGATATATTTGAAGAAACAAGTTCTTGA